Part of the Acidimicrobiales bacterium genome, CTGCTGGAGGACCCGCGCCGCCTCGACACGATGGCCACCGCGGCCCGCCGCGCCGCCCGGCCGGACGCCGCCCGCGACATCGCCCGCCTCGCCGAGGAGCACGCCCGTGCCTGAGGCCGACCGAACGGGAGGCCGTGGCCTGAGCGGCCCGGCGCCGCAGGCGCCAAGAGCGGGGAGCACTCCCTTGGCCAAGGCCGGCGACAGCGACACCGAGACGTACGCGCACGTCTTCGTCACCAACATCGGCGGCGCCGGGATGAGCGCCGTGGCGACGTTGCTGGCCGAGCGGGGCCACGCCGTCAGCGGCCACGACCCGGCCGAGACCACGCCGTTCGTGGCGCCGCTGCGGGCGCTGGGCGTCGACGTCGCCACCGGCTCGGAGCAGCCCGCGCTCGACGCCGAGGTGACGGCTGTGGTCGTCTCCACGGCCACGCCGGCGGACAACCCGGCCGTGGTCGACGCCCGGGGCCGCGACCTCCCGGTGCTCCACCGCGCCGACGCCCTGGCCTGGCTGACCAGCGAGCGGACCACGGTGTCCGTCGCCGGCACCCACGGCAAGACCACCACGTCGGCCATGCTCGCCACCATCCTCGACACCGTGGGCGTGAAGCCCGGCTGGGTGGTGGGGGCGCCGATCCCCGGGCTCGGGCGCAGCTCGGCGTGGGGCGGCGACGGACCGCTGGTGGTGGAGGCCGACGAGAGCGACGGCACCTTCCTGCGCCTGGCCACCGACGTGGCCGTGGTGACCAACGTCGAGCCCGACCACCTGGAGCACTACGGCAGCTTCGAGGCGCTGGTCGAGGCCTTCCGGTCGTTCCTGGCGAACGCCGAGCAGCGGGTCGTGTGCGCCGACGACACGTTCGCCGGCGAGCTCGGCCAGGAGGTCCGCGCCGTGCGCTACGGCACCGACCCGTCGGCCGATGTCCGCATCGTCGATCCCGTCAGCACCGCCGAGGGCCTCTCGTTCGGGCTGGTGCAGGCCGGTAGCCCGGAGCCCGTGCCGGTGCGGCTCCAGGTCCACGGGATGCACAACGCCCGCAACGCCACCGCCGCCGTCACCGCGGCCGTGCTGGTCGGCGTGCCGCTGGTCGACGCCGCCGCCGCGCTGGACGACTACGTGGGCGTGGCCCGCCGCTTCGAGGCCCGGGGCGAGGCCTTCGGGGCCACCCTGGTCGACGACTACGCCCACCTGCCCACCGAGGTGGCGGCGGCCATCGCCGCGGCCCGGGAGCTGGACGGCCGGCGGGTGGTGTGCGTCTTCCAACCCCACCGCTACAGCCGCACCGAAGCCCACGGGCGCGACTTCGCCTCGGCGTTCACCGAGGCCGACCTGCTGGCGATCACCGACGTCTACGCCGCGGGCGAGGCGCCCCGGCCGGGCGTGTCGGGGAAGCTGGTGGTCGACGCCGTGCTCGACGCCGATCCGGCGGCCCAGGTCGCCTACCTGCCCCACCTCGACGACGTCGTGCTGTGGCTCCGCCAGACCCTCCGCCCCGGCGACGTGTGCCTCACGCTCGGCGCCGGCGACCTCACCACCGTCCCCACCCGCCTGGTCGAGCTGTCCACCCGCTCGGGATGACCGTCGCAGCCGCCGCCGCGCTGCTGGGCGACCTCGCCCGGCGGGACGAACCCAT contains:
- the murC gene encoding UDP-N-acetylmuramate--L-alanine ligase — its product is MAKAGDSDTETYAHVFVTNIGGAGMSAVATLLAERGHAVSGHDPAETTPFVAPLRALGVDVATGSEQPALDAEVTAVVVSTATPADNPAVVDARGRDLPVLHRADALAWLTSERTTVSVAGTHGKTTTSAMLATILDTVGVKPGWVVGAPIPGLGRSSAWGGDGPLVVEADESDGTFLRLATDVAVVTNVEPDHLEHYGSFEALVEAFRSFLANAEQRVVCADDTFAGELGQEVRAVRYGTDPSADVRIVDPVSTAEGLSFGLVQAGSPEPVPVRLQVHGMHNARNATAAVTAAVLVGVPLVDAAAALDDYVGVARRFEARGEAFGATLVDDYAHLPTEVAAAIAAARELDGRRVVCVFQPHRYSRTEAHGRDFASAFTEADLLAITDVYAAGEAPRPGVSGKLVVDAVLDADPAAQVAYLPHLDDVVLWLRQTLRPGDVCLTLGAGDLTTVPTRLVELSTRSG